ATGGTTGGATGTTACTACAGCGGATAAGGGTGTGCAGTGGATGCTGCGTGAAAATCCATTGGTTGAACCAGGGCAAATGATTGATGAGCGTTTAACGGTTCAACCGAGTCATAAGGAGTGGAAAAAAGAAGGGAAGCCAACTTCGACTTGGTTTAGCTACGCAATGAATAACTACTGGCATACCAATTATAAGGCAGATCAGGAGGGCGTTACGAATTACAAGTATGCACTTAGACCTCATGGAAAATTTAGCTATTCTGAAACTGAAAAAATGGGGACTGAATTTACGCAACCATTATTAGCTGTACCGGTAAATTCTACTACAGGTTTTAAAGAAAGCTTGTTTGAATTGAGCAATGCTAACATAGTTGTAACCAGCATAACTCCACAACAGGATGGAGGATTTCTGATCAGGCTATTTAATCCTGAGTCAACAACTGAACAAACAGGTATTCAGTGGAAAAGCTTAAAACCAACTCAAGTTATTAATGCAAAAACGGGTAAAGGCTTACAGTTAGCTGAGGCTATTTCAATAACTGGTATGGGTATTTTTGAGCTTAGAATAAAGAATTAGCACGATAATAGGATAGGATACGATGAAATTTGGCTACTATTTTCATGGAATAATCCATTTTGTTAATCTGATCATCTATTTTGGTTCTTATTAAGCTTACATACATTAGCAGAATCGTCAAGCCTGTGTTTCGCTTACAAAATACAGGCTTATTAAAGACGTTAGCTGTTATTTAATAAAGTGTTCATTTCATTGTAGGGTAAGTGTGAATAAGTGTGAAAAGGCTAATGGCTATGTTTTAAACATAATCATTAGCCTTTTTTTGTTAACCATAAAATTAAATTAATTGTATGAGTTATCGGTTTTTTTAGGATTCTGCACATTGACATTATTCTTGAAGATGTTCTCAAATGGTTTTAGCTCATATCCCATTTTAGACAAATGAACTAGCAAGCCTTGATTGCCTGATAAAATATATTCTGGAACGATGAAGAATGTTGGTTTATCCTCTAATGCTCTCTGCATTTTGGTTGCCCAGTTTAAAGCTCTTTCTTCAACAAGGAACTTATAATGAAGATCACTAAGGGTGGAAGTAAATTTTGATAAATATTCAGTTCGGGACTGTTGTGGAAAGGAATAAGGTTCTTTTAATGGTAAACTGGATTTTAATAAAGTCTCAATTTGGATTCGTTCAGGTCGATAGTAATCCCTTTTCATTTGGGTATACGTTTGTCTTACTTGACGATAGTTTTTTACAAACTGCAACAGTAAACTTGTTCTGGTTTCCAGTTCTATTTTATTAAGATGTTCATAGATTTCTGTAGATTTTTCAAATTCACAAATCTTTTTATTGTTGTCGAGTGCAAGGCGAATTATCTGCGTTTCAGCTGATTGTGGTTCGCAGCCGATCATTTGGGCTATTACCATATTATAAAGCACAATTGGAGCAAAATTGAAGCGATCTTCGTCCAAATCTACGTTGATAGAATCTTTAAAAAATGATTTCAGATAGGCATAGTCTTTAGTTGAATAATAATCCTTTAGTCTAACATTATCAGGTAATTTGTTGGCTGAAAGTACCTCCGTAATAAAAGTAGGACGGGTGATATCATTCTGAATATAAATCTGATCGGACTTCAATAGCTTTTGTTTCTCAATTTCAGTAAAAATAAGGTCCTTGGGACATAGGACGTATGGTATTCCAATTAAGTAAGAAGTTTTTGCATTGTCTTTTGAGCGTATTTCCCAAAAGAGAGGATCAGTTTGGCTGTACAAAAATGATGTTGCATTAAAAAATAAACATATCGTAAGGATAAGTTTTTTCATATCGATGAATGCTGTGAGCTATGTTAGGTTAAGGTTCAGTATGTTAAAATTGGCCTTGAGCTAATTTTATGGCTACAAAGCTAATTATTTAAATTAATTAAACCCTTGGTGACTTTTTAACGTTTTGTTAAGTTTTGTTAAATCAACCATGCTAGCTGATTTCGTAAAAGGAAGATAGTCAAAGATGACGTATTTTGATTCATTATATAGTCCATTCAGTTAATGCTATGCTTATTACTAGGAGTTTGAACAAGCATTCTGGACTGGTTATTATTAAAAGCCATTGAGTTGTGCTAGGTTATGAAAGCAGGTAATTAAAAGCTATCGACTGAATAAAACCACTTATAAATATTGGGTAATTAAATATTATAAGTTGCTAATATAGTATCCTTCAGATGTACTTAATATTTCAAGCAATAAAAAGTGATCTTATTTACTGAAATGAATGAATCAAATTTTGTTGAGTGTTAAGTTCTCAAAATTTTATATCTGTCTGACCTTTTTTTCGAAGGATAGTCCATCTTATTAGGTTTATAGTCTATTCCAGTCCGTTTCATTGTGGGGTACCTTTGTATCCGAAGTTTATTAGTTGATTATTAAGGGTTTACAAGGGCCAATTATTTATCAATCAAGGAGATCCAATGAAACAAAAAGTGTATTACTTCCTCGCCTTGGCTTGTCTAACATGCCTTATTCACCAGAACGGTTATGCTCAGAATAAAGGTGCCAAGCAAACAATATCCAACGTTGCAGATACAGCTGTTGCTCGAAAAGTAACTATAACTGTAAAGGATTTGGCAACCTCCAAATTAATTGACAGTGTTCGGGTAACTCTAGGTGGACAGGCGAATTATACAATTAATGGTATTGTAACGTTTGAAAACTCTAATGATTCAACCGTATTAGTATTTAAGCCAGGTTATTATAGAATTATGAAGAAACTGACATCCTCAATGATGACAGTAAACTTAATAAAATCTGATGGTGAATCAAACGGACTTGTTGTTCATGCCGGATTGAACAAAAATTCTAGCACGTCTCTTGGTGGCTCTGAAATCACCATTACAGGTAATGAGCTTCGTAGGATCAACTCAATCAACTTTATTGATGGACTAAAATATTATGTTCCTTCATTAATTGTTTCTAAAAATAATTACAATGGAAGTAATCCAAATGCACTTCCAGAAATCAAATTGCTGGGTACAAATAGTTTTCCTTATTCTGCTACTGCTGCCAACAACAATAACTCTGTTGCAGGGGTTCAAACGAATCCTTCAGCTGGAGATTTTATTGCTAACAATGTAACTTCCACTGGCGCTCCGATAATTTTGTTGGATGGAATTCAGGTATCACTTCAAACAGCACTTGATATTGATTTGAATCGCATTCAAAAGGTTACCGTATTGAAAGATGCAGTTGCAACTGCCAGCTATGGTATGCGTGGCGGAAATGGGGTAATTGCTATTCAAACTGAAAAACCTAAAGGAGGTGATTTAAATGTTTCATTTACAGAGCAATTGCAAGTTGCTACTCCTGATGTTTCTTCGTTCAATTCATTAAGTGCAAAGGATAAATTTCTTTTAGAGTATAATGCAGGTTTATATAATGGCAAACTTGCTATTTACAAAAAAAGAATAAACCAGCTTAATAATAATGTTAACACTGATTGGTTAAATCTGCCATTACAAAATGGTGTAGGTTTGAAGCATTCCCTTGCTTTAAGCAGTGGCAATGATGATATAGTTTATGGCTTAACAGCTTCTTATAATGATATTCAAGGTTCAATGAAAGGTTCTAGCAGAAAGAATCTTGATTTAGGAGCTCATTTTGGAGGTCGTTTCGGTTCATTCTCATTCAATAATCAGTTTAACTATTTAGGCACAAATGCTGTCAATTCTCCATACGGATCGCTTAGTGAGTATGCAAAGATGAATTCATATTGGAGTCCTTATGATGCAGTTTCCGGAAAAATTCAAAAGTTCGTTGAAAACGATACCATTAATGAAGCTGGAGCTGTTAAATATCTTAACTACACCAATCCTGCTTACAATGCAATGCTTTCAACGACTGATGCTGCTAAGTACGCTCGTTATAGTAATATCACTAACCTGAATTGGGTATTGGGTGGCGGATTTCAATTAAACGGGTTGGCTAGCATCAGTAAACAAAATGATGAGATAAATTATTTCTTGCCACCAAACCATACAGCGTTTGCGAACATAACTCTTGATAAAATTTTTGAACGTGGTTTATATAAATATACTTCGAACTCATTTACAGATCTTCAAGGTGGTGCGAGCTTACGTTATCAAAATGATTTCGGTAGAAATGAAATTTTTGTCAACCTTGGTGAGAACATAATTCAAACCTCAAGTGAGTCAGAAGGTGTAATGGTCAGAGGTTTTGCCACAGACCGTTTGTCTGATATTGCTTTTGGTAATGCATATTCAAGTTCAAAACCAGCCAGTGGTAAAGTAGTAACTCGTTATGCTTCTACTTTTGGCAATTTAACATACAGTTACGATAAACGTTACCAGATTGATCTTTCAGGTTCATTTGATTATCATTCATCGCTAAGCAATCCGGCAAAGTTTGCTGCTGCAGGTTTGGCGTGGAATGTACATAATGAGAAATTCCTTAAGTCAGCAAAATGGATTGATCTTTTAAGAATTAAAGGAAGCTTAGGTATTACTGGTAATCAGTACTTTTTATCATACCTTAACCATACTACATATAACTATTATACTGATCAGCAATACGTACCTGCAGGCAGTACCATAGGTATGGGATTGGGTGCCTATATAACTGGTGTGGCCAACAAGAACTTACAAGCTCCTGAAACCTATAAGCAGGATATTGGAGTAGATGCGGCCTTCTTTAATAATCGCTTAGCATTAAGTCTTAATGCATACAAGCAGAGAAGCTATAGAATGGTGCTTCCAATAAGCTCAGTTTCTTCAACAGGATACCAAAACTTTTCATTTTATGATAATTATGGAGAACTTGAAAACGGAGGATTTGAAATCAGTGCGGCTGCAACAGTTTATAAATCTCTTCAGAATAATTTGAGCTGGAATGTCATGGCAAACACACTACATGCCACGGATAAGCTTACCACCAATAGTGGGCCATTCTTCGATAATTTAAATTATAATAACAATTATAATACTCCTCAAAATGCGCTTCAATCTCAGTACGTATTAGGAAAATCTCCATATGCAATTTGGGCCGTACCATCTTTAGGTATCGATCCTAAAACCGGCAAGGAAGTTTTCGTAAAGAAAGATGGTTCAACCACCACTACTTGGGATGCAAATGATAAAGTGTATGCAGGTAAATTGACACCATCATGGTCAGGTTCACTCGGAACCGATCTTACCTATAAACAATTCGCGTTAGGTGCTTACTTCAATTATCAACTTGGCGCTAAGGTTTATAATCAAACGATCGCCGATATCGAAAATGGAAATATTGAAAACAATGTTGATGGTCGTGTGACAACCTTAAGTAAACCAATTGTATTAAATGGTCTATTAACAGCGCCAACCTTCGCAACCACCAGGTTGGTTGAAGATGATGATAAGATTCAATGTTCATCCATCATGTTGGGCTACACCATGCCAAAAACAATTGCAGAAAAAATTAAGGCCAAAAACTTGGGCATCAAATTAATGATGAACAATGCTTTTGAAATTGGTGGTGCAGATATGCAGCGTGGAGTTTATTATCCATTCCAGCGTAATTATACGTTCACTTTAAATGCAAACTTTTAAATGCTTAAATCAGGTATTATGCAAGTTGTGAGAAAGAAAATATTAGTAATGGCAGGGTTATGTGTCCTATTTAGTACCGTAGCCTGTCAAAAATGGGTTGATGATGCTCCTCAACCTTTGCAAGTGGATGAATCAAAAGTTTTCTCTACTGAGCAGGGATTTCGTGATGCCTTAAACGGGGTTTATTTACAGTTGGGTTCATCTGCTCTTTACGGAAGAGAGTTAACCATGGGAGTACTGTCATTGGCTGGAAGAAACTACGATAGTGTAAGTGTTACTAAAGTGAGCAACTTATATTATAAAGCTGCTACATGTAACCTTGCTGATCCTTCGGTTAAAAGTTATTCTGCTGAGGTTTGGAACAAAATGTATCAATCCATTGCCAACCTGAATAATGTTTTAGCTAATGCAGAAACAAGAAAAGGCATATTTACGGGCGATAATTATAAAACCGTAAAAGGAGAGGCTCTAGCTCTTAGAGCGTATTTACACTTTGATTTGCTTCGTTTGTTTGCTCCAGCTCCTGTAACAGGTCAGTTGGCTAGTCCGGCTATTCCATATGTAACAGCGTTAAGTGCCAATGCTACTCCGGTAAGTTCTGTTGAGCAAGTACTACAAAACTGTATTGCTGATTTAACTGCGGCAGATGAGTTGTTAAGTGCCGATGATTTAACAGCATCTCAATTTACAAAATGGGCGGTAAAAGGCTTATTAGCACGTGTGTACATGTATAAAGGAGATAATGCACAAGCCAAAGAAAATGCTTTAGCAGTTATCAACAGCAATAAGTTTTCATTGTCAACAAACAACAATGATTTATTCTTTACAAAAGAAAGCTTGTTTAAACTTTATATATACAACAATAATTATTACGCATACTATAAATCAGTGTTTAGCTCCCCAGTCTTATTGGGCTTATCATCTTCAGCTCAAACTGCAGTATATGTAACAGGCAATGGTGCTACCTCAGATTATCGGAAGAATTTTATTAACACACTAACCGGAAATGGAACAGGTGCAGCACTCATGCCCAAGAAATTCTATGCAACTGCTTCGAATATATTTCCAATGATACGTTTATCGGAGATGTATTACATAGCAGCTGAATGTGCTGCCGATGTACCAACAGGCTTATCGTATATCAATCAAGTTAGAACTGGCAGAGGGGTTCCGGCTTTAACCGCTGCAAACGTTCCGGATGCAGGAAGCCTTTCTAATGAAATTATGAAAGAATATCGAAAAGAATTTATCGGAGAAGGGCAAATGTTCTTCTATTATAAGCGGAAAAATACGCCATTTACAGCTTTGCCATTTTATCCGAAAGTGCCTGCCGTAGCTGGCGAAGCTTACGTTCCTGTGGCGGCCAATGCAAGTTATACATTCATTAAACCTGAATAATAGGGGTAAATAACAGGGGTAAAAAATTAATTGCAAAATGATCATTATGGGTAGCAATAATAAAAAATTAAACGGGGGATGGAATAAGGGTGTTCTACTGTTTTTCCTTCTAAATCTTTTTACCACAGTACTTTTTGCACAAAGCATAGTAGTAAAGGGTACTGTTAAAGATGAATCTGGAGAGGCTTTAGCTGGAGCCATTGTTCAACAAGTGGGCGTCAAAAATGCTACGTCAACAAATAAGGATGGTAAGTTCGAGCTAAAAAACGTTGCTCCGGATGCAATCTTGAGTGTTTCATATGTGGGTTATAAGACTGAAAAACAGTCGATTAAGCCTGGTCAGACTAGTGTCATCTTTATATTAAAAAGTAACATTATCACACTAAAAGAAGTAACAGTAAATACAGGATTATACAAACGTCCTGTAGGTAATTTTACCGGTTCGGCGAAAACTTATTCCGGTGAAGAATTGAAAACTGTTAACCCTCGCAACGTGATACAGGCATTAGCGGCTATTGATCCAGCAGTAAGATTAGCTGAAAACAACCAGATGGGTAGCAATCCCAATCAATTACCTAACATTCAGATAAGGGGAGCTAATAACCTTCCATTGCAAGGTAATACTAATGCAGGTGCAAATCCGGTTTCAAATGGTGATATCATGGCGAGCTATTTGGCAAATCCAAATCAGCCATTAATTATTTTAGATGGTTTTGAAACCACAATGCAGACCCTTTATGATTTGGATGTTAATTTAATTGCCAATATTACTGTTTTGAAAGATGCAGCTGCTACTGTTGCATATGGTTCAAAAGCAGCTAACGGTGTAATTGTAGTTGAAACCAAGCAGCCTAGCTTTGGTAAGTTAAGAGTTACTTACTCGGTAAATGCAAGTGCTGAATTGCCTGATCTTTCATCTTATCACTTAATGGATGCAGCGCAAGTTCTGGAGGCTCAACGCTTAACAGGTGTTTATAGCGATCCGAGTAACTACAATAAGGATCTTGCTAAGAAACAGTGGTATGATTACCGCTTAGCTCAAGTTAAGAGTGGTGTAAACACCTATTGGCTTTCTCAGCCGTTGCAATTAGGTTATGGTTTAAGTCATAGCTTGTCATTGTCGGGAGGTAAAGGAGCATTACGCTATAGTTTTGGATTGAGTTATAACAATGCAGAAGGGGTAATGAAAGGTTCAGGTAGAGACCGCTATGGTATGAACTATAATGTTTCATACACCGCAAAAAAGATAAAATTAAACAATACCATTTCTCTTGGTTATGCTAAGGGCAATAACACTCCGTGGGGTAGTTTTGATAGTTATGCTAAACAATTTCCATATTTTAAAAATAACGATGATGCGGGCAATCCAATTAAAGTTTTGGAACCTAATTCCTCAGATTTAGGGTTCAGTATTTCTGCTCCAGGTGGAACTTTTGCCAATCCAATGTATAACTCAACCTTAAACATAAAAGATTATACTACGACTTTAAGTTTAACCAACAATACAAGTGTTGATTGGTCTATTACTAATGATTTTAAAATATCAGGTAGCTTGGGTTGGTCTGGAAATACACCTAATGCAGAGGCTTTCTTCCCTGCAGATCATACCATGTTCCTTGCAAATTCCATGGCAACGTTTACTGATTTAGGGTCTTATCAACAAACTAAGGGTTCTAATAGTGCAATTAATGGCAGAGTGAGTGCAAGTTATAACCTAAATCTAGGCAGACATAATATTCTTGCCAATCTAGGTTCAACTTTTCAGAAAACTTCAAGCAATGGTACCACTGTTATTGTTAATGGAATTCCGAACGATTACTTAGGAGAAATGGGATTGGCTAATGGGTTTAATTATTTGAATACTAAGCCTAGAACCATCAATAACTTATCTAAAAACTTGTCTAGCTTCTTAAACTTGAGCTACAATTTTGATAATCGTTATACTGTTGAAGCTACAGTTAACCAGAGTGGTTCATCTCAGTTTGGTTCTAACAGCCGATTTGCTCCTTTTTATGCGGGTGGGGTTGCCTGGAATATTACAAACGAAAAGTTTTTCAAACCAAACAACATTATTTCATCAGCTAAGCTAAGAGCTAGTATTGGTATCACTGGTAACCAAAACTTCTCTTCAGATATGGCTCAGCAAATTTACAATTACAATTATTACAATAATTACCGGTTCATGGTGGGTACTGTTGTGGGTGGCTATGCTAA
Above is a window of Solitalea lacus DNA encoding:
- a CDS encoding TraB/GumN family protein encodes the protein MKKLILTICLFFNATSFLYSQTDPLFWEIRSKDNAKTSYLIGIPYVLCPKDLIFTEIEKQKLLKSDQIYIQNDITRPTFITEVLSANKLPDNVRLKDYYSTKDYAYLKSFFKDSINVDLDEDRFNFAPIVLYNMVIAQMIGCEPQSAETQIIRLALDNNKKICEFEKSTEIYEHLNKIELETRTSLLLQFVKNYRQVRQTYTQMKRDYYRPERIQIETLLKSSLPLKEPYSFPQQSRTEYLSKFTSTLSDLHYKFLVEERALNWATKMQRALEDKPTFFIVPEYILSGNQGLLVHLSKMGYELKPFENIFKNNVNVQNPKKTDNSYN
- a CDS encoding TonB-dependent receptor, whose product is MKQKVYYFLALACLTCLIHQNGYAQNKGAKQTISNVADTAVARKVTITVKDLATSKLIDSVRVTLGGQANYTINGIVTFENSNDSTVLVFKPGYYRIMKKLTSSMMTVNLIKSDGESNGLVVHAGLNKNSSTSLGGSEITITGNELRRINSINFIDGLKYYVPSLIVSKNNYNGSNPNALPEIKLLGTNSFPYSATAANNNNSVAGVQTNPSAGDFIANNVTSTGAPIILLDGIQVSLQTALDIDLNRIQKVTVLKDAVATASYGMRGGNGVIAIQTEKPKGGDLNVSFTEQLQVATPDVSSFNSLSAKDKFLLEYNAGLYNGKLAIYKKRINQLNNNVNTDWLNLPLQNGVGLKHSLALSSGNDDIVYGLTASYNDIQGSMKGSSRKNLDLGAHFGGRFGSFSFNNQFNYLGTNAVNSPYGSLSEYAKMNSYWSPYDAVSGKIQKFVENDTINEAGAVKYLNYTNPAYNAMLSTTDAAKYARYSNITNLNWVLGGGFQLNGLASISKQNDEINYFLPPNHTAFANITLDKIFERGLYKYTSNSFTDLQGGASLRYQNDFGRNEIFVNLGENIIQTSSESEGVMVRGFATDRLSDIAFGNAYSSSKPASGKVVTRYASTFGNLTYSYDKRYQIDLSGSFDYHSSLSNPAKFAAAGLAWNVHNEKFLKSAKWIDLLRIKGSLGITGNQYFLSYLNHTTYNYYTDQQYVPAGSTIGMGLGAYITGVANKNLQAPETYKQDIGVDAAFFNNRLALSLNAYKQRSYRMVLPISSVSSTGYQNFSFYDNYGELENGGFEISAAATVYKSLQNNLSWNVMANTLHATDKLTTNSGPFFDNLNYNNNYNTPQNALQSQYVLGKSPYAIWAVPSLGIDPKTGKEVFVKKDGSTTTTWDANDKVYAGKLTPSWSGSLGTDLTYKQFALGAYFNYQLGAKVYNQTIADIENGNIENNVDGRVTTLSKPIVLNGLLTAPTFATTRLVEDDDKIQCSSIMLGYTMPKTIAEKIKAKNLGIKLMMNNAFEIGGADMQRGVYYPFQRNYTFTLNANF
- a CDS encoding RagB/SusD family nutrient uptake outer membrane protein, which codes for MLKSGIMQVVRKKILVMAGLCVLFSTVACQKWVDDAPQPLQVDESKVFSTEQGFRDALNGVYLQLGSSALYGRELTMGVLSLAGRNYDSVSVTKVSNLYYKAATCNLADPSVKSYSAEVWNKMYQSIANLNNVLANAETRKGIFTGDNYKTVKGEALALRAYLHFDLLRLFAPAPVTGQLASPAIPYVTALSANATPVSSVEQVLQNCIADLTAADELLSADDLTASQFTKWAVKGLLARVYMYKGDNAQAKENALAVINSNKFSLSTNNNDLFFTKESLFKLYIYNNNYYAYYKSVFSSPVLLGLSSSAQTAVYVTGNGATSDYRKNFINTLTGNGTGAALMPKKFYATASNIFPMIRLSEMYYIAAECAADVPTGLSYINQVRTGRGVPALTAANVPDAGSLSNEIMKEYRKEFIGEGQMFFYYKRKNTPFTALPFYPKVPAVAGEAYVPVAANASYTFIKPE
- a CDS encoding SusC/RagA family TonB-linked outer membrane protein, translating into MIIMGSNNKKLNGGWNKGVLLFFLLNLFTTVLFAQSIVVKGTVKDESGEALAGAIVQQVGVKNATSTNKDGKFELKNVAPDAILSVSYVGYKTEKQSIKPGQTSVIFILKSNIITLKEVTVNTGLYKRPVGNFTGSAKTYSGEELKTVNPRNVIQALAAIDPAVRLAENNQMGSNPNQLPNIQIRGANNLPLQGNTNAGANPVSNGDIMASYLANPNQPLIILDGFETTMQTLYDLDVNLIANITVLKDAAATVAYGSKAANGVIVVETKQPSFGKLRVTYSVNASAELPDLSSYHLMDAAQVLEAQRLTGVYSDPSNYNKDLAKKQWYDYRLAQVKSGVNTYWLSQPLQLGYGLSHSLSLSGGKGALRYSFGLSYNNAEGVMKGSGRDRYGMNYNVSYTAKKIKLNNTISLGYAKGNNTPWGSFDSYAKQFPYFKNNDDAGNPIKVLEPNSSDLGFSISAPGGTFANPMYNSTLNIKDYTTTLSLTNNTSVDWSITNDFKISGSLGWSGNTPNAEAFFPADHTMFLANSMATFTDLGSYQQTKGSNSAINGRVSASYNLNLGRHNILANLGSTFQKTSSNGTTVIVNGIPNDYLGEMGLANGFNYLNTKPRTINNLSKNLSSFLNLSYNFDNRYTVEATVNQSGSSQFGSNSRFAPFYAGGVAWNITNEKFFKPNNIISSAKLRASIGITGNQNFSSDMAQQIYNYNYYNNYRFMVGTVVGGYANPDLQWQQTLKNNIGLNVGLFKGRVNASLEYFRETTNNLILPLDLAPSTGFTSYQNNLGATKNEGYEITISSPIIKDAKRNIFWTLGFSTGHYENVITKLSPAIDAINNRFNSSTDPNNANNSKYQTSPLPRFVVGESMSRIWAVPSLGIDPATGQEVFVKLDGSKTFIWDANDKRPIADANSKFKGGLSSNFNYKNFILNFNLTYQYGGYMYNQTLVDKVENVNLLLGNADERVITERWKQPGDHSSFKSLIADGSKGLQQTNATSRFVQKNDFLDLASLTVGYNIPASLRWVKAAHLSAPKIMVTQNNLIHLGTIKNERGTSYPFSRSLSFGLSTNF